The DNA region AGTAGCCGTACGCCGCGCTGGTCCCCAGTGCGACCAGCACATCCATATTGGCGGCGCCGCCACGCAAAGCCAGCCAGGCCCCACGGTAGAAGCGCCAGCCGAAAACAAACTGCAGCACCGACGCCAGCCCCCATTGCCAGAACAGCGGCAACATCGGCATGTCGGCCGCCGTCATCATGGACAGCATTGGCCACAACAGTGGCAGCGCCAGCAGCGCCGCCAGCGCCACCCGCACCCCCTCGCGGCGCGACGCCGTCACCTGTTGCGCCCGCAGCGTCTCACGCTGCATAGCCTGCACCACACTGGCGGTAAATCCGGCCTGCTCCACGGCAGTCACCATCTGCGCCGCCTCACAGGCACCGGGGACAAAATGCACGCTGGCCTGCTCACTGGCAAAGTTGACCGTCGCACTCACCCCCGGCAGCCGGTTGAGCACCTTTTCGATACGTTGAGCGCAGGCAGCACAATGCATCCCGCCCAGTGCCAGGGTCAGCCGGGACGCCGCCACCTCGAATCCGGCGGCCCGGACGGCCGCGACGGCTTCATCCAGCGACGCCCCCTCGCCCAGCTCTACCCGCGCCGTCTCACTGGCAAAACTGACCGTCGCCTGCACCGCTGGCAGGCGGTTCAGCATCTTTTCAATACGCTGGGCGCAGGCAGCGCAGTGCATGCCCTTGATGGGTAATACCAGAACGGAATTTTGCATGATGATCTCCTGACCTGATCATATACCCCCATAGGGTATAAAAACAAGCCATTCACATCCGCCGCATCTGCCGTAGCGCATCATGCCTTCGGCATATTTTCTGTGACAAATATCAATTTAATTTACCTATTTTCCTTACTAAACTTGTAATATTTATGATAACGTCGGGGAGGACCGAGTCATCGGGAAAAGTTCACCATGCGCCCCGAGGTAAAGATGCAGCCGATCACCCAGGAAATGCGAAACAGCACCATCCCCTTGCATTCGACCCACCTGGATCCCTTGCTGGATTGCCTGTTCGCTCTGGCTCGCCAATATGGCATCAATGCCACCCGCGAGTCCCTGGTTGCAGGCATTCCACTGACCAATGGCCGGCTCACGCCGTCCATGTTTTCGCGTTCAGCCCGACGCATCGGCCTGACCTCGCGCGTCGTGCGCAGCCCGCTCGACAAGCTGCGCGATGCCTTGCTGCCGGCGGTGATCCTGCTCAAGAACGACGAGGCCTGCATCCTGCGCGGCATTGACCACAAGACAGGGACCGCCCGCTTCAGCTTCTCCGAACTCCCGGAGTCCGTCGAAACCATCCCGCTCGAGCAACTGGGTGAAAACTACGCCGGCATCGCCATCTTCGTCAGGCCGCGCTTCAACTATGACCGTCGGGCACCGGAGATGGGGGATATCCGCTCGCGTCACTGGTTCTGGCATGCGGTCTATGGCGGCCTGCCGTTGTACCGTGACTCGCTGGTGGCCTCTTTCCTGATCAACCTGTTCGCCCTGGTCATCCCGCTGGTGTCGATGAACGTCTACGACCGTGTGGTGCCCAACCTCGCCTTTTCCACCCTGTGGGTTCTGGCCATCGGCAGCATCATCGTCCTGGTGTTCGACTTCCTGATGAAGATGACCCGTGGCTACATGCTCGACCTGGCCAGCAAGCGCATTGACGTTTCACTGTCCTCCCTGATCATGGAACGCGTGCTGGGCGTACGCATGTCGGCACGCCCGGCCTCGGTAGGCGCCTTTGCCGCCAATCTGCGCTCGTTCGAAACCATTCGCGACTTCATCGCCTCCGCCTCGATCACCGCACTGATCGACCTGCCCTTCGTACTGATCTTCCTGCTGGTCGTGCTGTGGATTTCGCCGCTGATGGTCATCCCGGTACTGGTGGGCGCCGGCGCCATGATGATCTTCTCACTGCTGATCCAGGAGAAGATGAAAGTCCTGACCGAGTCGACGCTGCGCGCCTCGGCCCAACGCAACGCCCAACTGGTGGAAAACCTCGCCGAGCTGGAAACCATCAAGATTCTGGCCGCCGAAGGACAGCAACAGGCCCGCTGGGAGCAGGCCACCCTGTTTTTGTCGCAAATCGGCGCGCGCCTGAAATTGCTGGCGGCCTCCGCCAGCAACTTTGCCGGCTTCGTCCAGCAGATGGTCAGCATCGTGGTGCTGATCGTCGGGGTCTACCTGATCATGAGCGGAGACACCTCGCAGGGTGGTGTGATCGCCGCCGTGATGCTGTCTGGTCGCGCCATGGCGCCCCTGGGCCAGCTGGTCGGCCTGCTGACCCAGTACCACAATGCCAAGATCTCGCTCGGCTCGCTCGACACCTTCATGAAGCTGCCGGTTGAACGCGAGCAGAATGCCAACTTCTTCCACCGCACCAGCTTCCGGGGCGAGATCGAATTCCGCAATGTCAGCTTCAGCTATCCGGAGAACCCGGCGCAGGCACTGCGCAACGTCTCGTTCAAGATCAAGGCCGGAGAACGGGTTGCCATCATTGGCCGCATCGGCTCCGGCAAGTCGACCCTGCAGAAACTGATCCTCGGCCTGTACCAGCCCGATGAAGGTTCGGTACGCATCGACGGCATCGACATCAACCAGATCGACCCGACCGAACTGCGTCGCCACATCGGCTATGTACCGCAAGAATCGATGCTGTTCTACGGCACGCTGCGACAGAACATCACGATGGGCGCGCCCCACAGCCACGATGCCAGCATCCAGGCCGCTGCCGAACTCGCCGGCCTGTCGGAGTTCGTCAACAGCC from Paludibacterium sp. B53371 includes:
- a CDS encoding type I secretion system permease/ATPase; translated protein: MRPEVKMQPITQEMRNSTIPLHSTHLDPLLDCLFALARQYGINATRESLVAGIPLTNGRLTPSMFSRSARRIGLTSRVVRSPLDKLRDALLPAVILLKNDEACILRGIDHKTGTARFSFSELPESVETIPLEQLGENYAGIAIFVRPRFNYDRRAPEMGDIRSRHWFWHAVYGGLPLYRDSLVASFLINLFALVIPLVSMNVYDRVVPNLAFSTLWVLAIGSIIVLVFDFLMKMTRGYMLDLASKRIDVSLSSLIMERVLGVRMSARPASVGAFAANLRSFETIRDFIASASITALIDLPFVLIFLLVVLWISPLMVIPVLVGAGAMMIFSLLIQEKMKVLTESTLRASAQRNAQLVENLAELETIKILAAEGQQQARWEQATLFLSQIGARLKLLAASASNFAGFVQQMVSIVVLIVGVYLIMSGDTSQGGVIAAVMLSGRAMAPLGQLVGLLTQYHNAKISLGSLDTFMKLPVEREQNANFFHRTSFRGEIEFRNVSFSYPENPAQALRNVSFKIKAGERVAIIGRIGSGKSTLQKLILGLYQPDEGSVRIDGIDINQIDPTELRRHIGYVPQESMLFYGTLRQNITMGAPHSHDASIQAAAELAGLSEFVNSHPQGFDMIVGERGETMSGGQRKAVTIARALLNAPPILLMDEPTSNMDSSAEAHIKQTLNKIMQGKTVILTTHHSSLLELADRLIVVDNGTIMADGPKDAVIRSLQQGQVNRGQAQ